A window from Leifsonia sp. AG29 encodes these proteins:
- a CDS encoding PP2C family protein-serine/threonine phosphatase translates to MVVDAEALQQTESRRQRALAGLGILDSGPEARFDRVTRLAQQLFGVPMVSITLLDGPRQWRKSHVGLSTEAPREGAFCDATVQQDAALVVPDAAADERFRMNPFVQGDPHLRFYAGEPLHAPGGEAVGTFCVLDTVPRELSPEQLGVLRDLADWIQAELERDDELDRATVAQKALLPRRKPRALGYDVAAACEPSRGVSGDFYDWYDMGDDFCVTVADVMGKGMAAAMVAASVRTALRGAMSVSDVGGAVDAASFVVEDDLDQLSTFVTLFHARVGVDGSVRFVDAGHGLALIVRAAGRFDRLDATSMPLGIPGGEPRETGQAHLAPGDALVCFSDGILDALGGDRALPRLEAIVRSSATAAGAVSRIVSAARAGLPIDDMTAVVVRRGDR, encoded by the coding sequence ATGGTCGTCGACGCGGAGGCGTTACAGCAGACAGAGAGCCGGCGGCAGCGCGCGCTGGCCGGGCTCGGCATCCTCGACTCGGGGCCGGAGGCGCGGTTCGACCGGGTCACGAGACTCGCGCAGCAGCTGTTCGGCGTGCCGATGGTCAGCATCACCCTCCTCGACGGCCCGCGCCAGTGGCGGAAGTCGCACGTCGGGCTCTCCACCGAGGCGCCGCGCGAGGGCGCCTTCTGCGACGCGACGGTCCAGCAGGATGCGGCGCTCGTCGTCCCCGATGCGGCCGCGGACGAGCGGTTCCGGATGAACCCCTTCGTCCAGGGCGACCCGCACCTGCGCTTCTATGCCGGGGAGCCCCTCCACGCGCCCGGCGGCGAGGCCGTCGGGACGTTCTGCGTGCTCGACACCGTCCCCCGGGAGCTGAGCCCGGAACAGCTGGGGGTCCTCCGTGATCTGGCCGACTGGATCCAGGCCGAGCTGGAGCGCGACGACGAGCTGGACCGCGCCACGGTCGCGCAGAAGGCGCTGCTCCCGCGCAGGAAGCCGAGGGCGCTGGGGTACGACGTCGCCGCCGCTTGCGAGCCGTCGCGCGGCGTCTCGGGCGACTTCTACGACTGGTACGACATGGGCGACGACTTCTGCGTCACCGTCGCCGATGTCATGGGCAAGGGGATGGCGGCGGCGATGGTGGCCGCCTCCGTCCGGACAGCGCTTCGCGGCGCCATGAGCGTCTCCGATGTCGGAGGCGCTGTCGATGCGGCCTCGTTCGTGGTCGAGGACGACCTCGACCAGCTGTCCACGTTCGTCACGCTCTTCCACGCGCGCGTCGGCGTCGACGGGTCGGTGCGCTTCGTCGACGCGGGGCACGGCCTGGCGCTCATCGTCCGCGCCGCCGGGCGGTTCGACCGGCTCGACGCGACGTCGATGCCCCTCGGCATCCCCGGAGGCGAGCCCCGCGAGACCGGGCAGGCGCACCTCGCACCCGGCGACGCCCTCGTCTGCTTCAGCGACGGGATCCTCGACGCGCTGGGCGGCGATCGGGCGCTGCCGCGGCTGGAGGCGATCGTCCGCAGCTCGGCGACCGCGGCGGGAGCGGTGTCGCGGATCGTGAGCGCGGCCCGGGCCGGCCTCCCGATCGACGACATGACAGCGGTCGTCGTCCGCAGGGGCGATCGGTGA